The sequence below is a genomic window from Bdellovibrio bacteriovorus.
TTTCGTCTATGTTTTGAATGACCTTCTTGATCTAAAATCCGATAGAAACCACCACACTAAAAAATATCGTCCCTTCGCTTCTGGCGATCTTAAGATAAAATGGGGAGTTCTACTCTTATCCTCCCTTTTACTCGGAGTTGCTTTAATTTCATCGTATTTGCCGATTCAATACTCTGGTTGGATAATAACTTATCTTACACTCAATCTCGCTTACTCATTTTATCTTAAACAAAGTGTCGTTGTAGATATCTTAATTCTATCTATGATGTACACGCTGCGCATCTTTGCTGGGTCAGCGGCAACAAGCGTTCCCGTTTCAGAATGGCTGTTAAGTTTTTCAACCTTGTTTTTCTTCAGCCTCGCCTGCGTGAAACGGTATACGGAGATTATACGCAGTAAAAATAAGATCACTCTGGACGGAAGAGGCTACCGACAAATTGACTATCCCATGGTTCAGGGGTTGGGAGTTGGGTCAGGGCTCTTATCAGTTTTAATAGTCTTGCTCTACCTTCAAAGCAGCGATGTTAGATCTCTTTATAGCACTCCTCAAAATCTTTGGTTCACCACGCCAGTACTGTTATTCTGGATCTCTCGCATCTGGATATTGACCAATCGCGATGAGATCCACGACGATCCTGTTGTCTTTGCCGTTAAAGACAAAATTAGTTGGATTTGTTTGGCAATACTAGGTCTTGTATTCGGGACAGCTTTGTAATGGATTATCCGAGCTGGGGTTTTTACCCCGTTATAAAAAATCAAAGTGTTTACACTGTGCCAAGCCGAAATGCACAGATTCCTTCATTTGGTTCCTCCAGCCTACCTCGGGGGCTAGGTCGCTCTTACGGGGATTCATGCTTAAATGAAGACGGTACTTTATTGCTATCCAATCAATTAACCCACTTTATCTCCTTCGATGAAAATACAGGCATACTCCGCTGTGAGGCCGGAATAAGTTTCGATGAAATTCTTCAGTTTGCTGTCCCTCGTGGATGGTTTCTCCCCGTCACTCCAGGCACAAAGTTTGTGACTGTTGGCGGAGCTATCGCCAACGATGTTCATGGAAAGAACCATCATCGCGCAGGGAATTTCGGGCATCATGTTTTATCGTTTGAACTGATTCGTTCAACAGGTGAAAGAATAGTTTGCTCACGTAGCAGTCATAGTGATTTCTTTTTCGCTACGATTGGCGGGTTGGGTTTGACGGGATTAATAACCTGGGCTGAGTTTCGACTCACGAAAATTCTTTCTTCTTCAATCACCCAAGAACAAATCCAATTCAATTCCTTGAGTGAATTCTTCGTACTGTCAGAACAATCAGAGAAAGAATTTGAGTTCACTGTATCTTGGGTTGACTGCGTAACTGACAGCAAAGACGTGCGTGGGATCTTTATTCGCGGAAATTATTCCGACTCTGCTGAATCTAATAGTCTTTCAGTGCACAAAACAGAAACATTTAAAAACATTCCACTGTTTTTTCCCGATTGGATCTTAAATAGCTTTTCGATACGCGCATTCAACGAACTTTATTATCGAAAAAATCTTACTTCCCGCAAAAGGAATATTGTTCACTACGAGCCGTTTTTTTATCCGTTGGATTCTATCTATAACTGGAATAAAATTTACGGAAAAAGGGGCTTCTTGCAATACCAATTCGTCATCCCATATAAACAAGATGCGGGTGCAGCTCTCAAAGAAATTTTCAATCTACTTAAGAGAAGCCAAATGGGGTCATTCTTGGCGGTTTTAAAAACATTTGGCTCCATTCCGTCGGAAGGATTACTCTCTTTCCCGAAAGAAGGCGTAACACTTGCACTTGATTTTCCAAATCATGGAGAAACGCTTTACAGAACGCTCGAACAGTGTGATCAGATCGTTCGTTCCGTGAAAGGTGCTGTATATCCAGCGAAAGACGCTCGTATGAGCAAAGAAAGTTTTGCGGAGTTCTATCCCCGAATCAATGAATTTGAAAAGTATATTGATCCGAATTTTTCCTCTAGCTTCTGGAGACGTGTAAAATGAAAAAAATCCTAGTCATCGGTGCCACTTCAGCGATAGCGCAAGAAGTAGCTAAATTGTACGCGACGGAGAAAGAAGAGCTGATTCTTTGGGGCCGCAACCCCCAGATGCTTCAAATTATTGCTCAAGATCTTAAAGTCAGAGGAAGCTCAAAAATTTCTGTCGTAAGCCATGATCTAAATGACCTTTCAGTACATGCTTCAAAAATAGAAGAAATTTGGAGTGAACATATCAATATAGATATCGTATTCTTAGCTCACGGTGTTTTGGGAGATCCTAGAAAAGCCGAAATTGATCAAGATGAAATGTTAAATATTTTAACTAGCAATTTTATTTCTCACGCCTCTTTATTAACCTATATTGCACAGAAAATGGCGCGACAGACCTTCGGCACTATCGCTGTCATTTCCTCTGTCGCCGGTGACAGAGGAAAGCAATCAAACTATGTCTATGGCTCTGCCAAAGCTGGCATGACTGCATTTACGGATGGCCTAAGAAATCGTCTGTACCCTACGGGGGTGCACGTACTCAATATCAAGCTTGGCCCTGTAGACACCCCGATGACGAAAGATCACAAAAAAACGCCTTTGTTCGGGAAAGCACCTGCTGTAGCTAAGGGAATAGTGACGGCGATAGAAAAAAAGAAGAACACCGTCTATTTAACTCCTATCTGGCGTTTGATCATGTTCATCATTAATAACATTCCAGAGACAATTTTTAAGCGCCTTAAACTTTAAGGGGCCTTTTCAACAGGGAAAAAGAATAGATCAAAGTACTTGTTTGTTCCAGATTTCTCTCTCAAGGCTTCTCTGGCGCTATCTAAGGAATATGATTTTTCTTCGATAGGATCAAAAACCATATAGTCAAGCCCCTCGAAGTTCTTAAAAATATCTCGGTCTCCACCGATATTAACGGTATTGCACTCCACAAGAACTACGGGTCTGTACTTACGCAGACTCTTCGTCGCCCCCTTAAGGACATCGAATTCATGCTCTTGAACGTCAATCTTAATTAGATCTACTTGCTTTAGACCGCGATCAGATACAAACCTATCCACAGTTGTAAGTTGAACATTCACTTGCTCTAGCCCTGTCTGCCCACCAGGAATACTCTCCTGATTGAGTGAATTACCCCCATGATTCTCGGAGTCCAGATAAAGTACGCCACTGCCAACGTCACCAGAAACCGCATATGGCAAAATTTCAATATTAGATATTCTGTTGCTCACCACGCTGGCAGTAAGACATTCCCTAGCATTTTCATCTGGATCGAACGCGTAAGCTTTTATTTCCGAACTTTGCATTGAGGCTACGATAGAGAAAATTCCAATATTCGCACCGATATCAAGAAAAACACCCTCTTGCCCTAAAACTTTTTTAATAAACTTTTGATTGTAAGGCTCGTAACTGGAAACACCCCAGTGCATTAAATGGTATGAGGGCCCGTACAGATCGCCCAAGAAAAGATAAAATTTCTTGCCCTGATATTTTACGTACGCAATCCCCTTTGACTTAATTCCAAACGACCGCTTAATCCAGCGTGGCTTGTTGAATTGAAGTAAGAGAAAATTACGAACGGGCTCTAAAATCATGCGTAAATCTTTCAGGGTTTTCTCAAATGAAAAACATACACTGCCAAACTTTCACAAGTCTACAAAATGACTGCCGGAATTTGGGTGACGCCATGCAATGATTCTGTTTTGGCGCTGGCATTCTGAGTTCTTAGTGATTTCATCTGCATTTATAAACGGCAAAAAATTCAGTATTTCGTTCGAAAACGTATGCCGATTTAAACGCACTTTTAAATTGATCATCAAACAACGGCTTTTCAGTATAAAAGCTCAAGATGCTCCAAGGCTCTTCCCCTTTCGGAAAAACAAAATAGGAGCGACAAGACTTTATTTCCGCTATCGTAGAATCCGGAATACTTATACCTGACGCTGCCATGTCCATCAGAGCGGCGCCGTCTAGAAGCATTCCCTTATTACGACCAATTAACGCGGATTTATAAAAAGTGGATTCATAGGTTTTGTTTCCCGCGAAACCTAGTTCAACATTACCTGGTAAAGACGTCGCTAGGTTCAAAAGATCCGAGAACTCTCTTTCTCGCACGGATGTTTGTGCAAGAAATTTAGCAATTTGTTTTTGTCTGTTAACGCCGTTAATAGCTAGCGTTAACAAAAACGCAGCAGCGAAAAGATGAAATCTTGAACGCCCCAAAGAATCCATTGAAAAATATTGTTGGATGGCCAACCACAATATTAACGGAACAAAGGGTAAAAAATGATGCTGACCCGCTCCCGGCTTACTTGCAACGACGGCGACCAAGAACGATACGACACACAAAGCGATAAACGAGAGCTTAAATTTTTCGTTAAAACGCGAAAAATACAAAAATAATAAAAAGCTCGCAACAAAGCTAATATTCTTTAAGAAAATTTCAAGTACCAATCCATGTTTTGATGCCATTTGAAGCCACAACAAATAATTCTCAGCTCCAATGTTAGGTAATAGAAAGGGCATCACGAGCGCACAAAGAAATGCAATCGCCGCCAACAGAATTTTGGTCCAATATCGTCGGAATCTATAAGTTTCAAAAAAATAAACTGCGACGGGAACAAAATAAAGGCATGCATGAAGTTTACTATTAGCAGCCAAACCAGCTAATAATCCTACAAGTAGAGAAGTCCCCCAGAAACTGATTCTAGGCGCGAAGCTCACAACCGTGAAGGCACAAAATAAATTAGCCATGATATAACTATCAGGACGATTCCAATAACTGAAATTGTAGTATCCCAAGAGAGCAAGAGGAATAACGCAAATACTTAATAGTTTCTGAAAAGCCGAGCCTTTGATCTTCGTGCTTAAAATATAAGTGCAGCCTACTAACAAGAATAGGTTGATCACACCCGGCAACTTCGCCGCTAAAATCATATTACTGATAAGCGATTGAAAAAAAGCCACGACCAAATACGGCCAAGGACCGTATAACAAAGAATATCTCGATGGCGCACTTAATTCTGTGTAGATCTCAAGCCCCTTTCCATAAAGGGCTCCCACAGATGCAATATTTGCTTCCGCATGGTCGAAGATCAATGGCGTGAACAAATAGCCTAAGCTCGTTAGGAGCAACCATCCGCACCCTATAAGCAGAGCCCCCTTCAATAGAAAATCCAACGTCCTAGAGACGACATGAAATTTTTTGAAATAATAGCCGACGATCACAAACAATAAAAAATTGATAAGGAGTGATGAGATCATGAAAATAACTCCACGCTATTGGAAAGCTTTCTCTAAAATGTAATCGCCTAATATTGGAGGCACTTCATCCTCCCAGAATTGGGATCCATCGTCATCTTCCTGAATTGTAGCCTGAAGTATTGCTGCAGAGCCTCACAAAAGAAATTGCCCACTCCTTAAGCACCTTGGGAGCTGCAATTAATCGAATAATAAATTCCCGTACGCTTCTTCGGAAAATACTGAATCTATGACGGCCTTGTCTACCAGCTCGACCGACGGACGTTTACAAACAGTGTCCAAAAAGCGGTAATACTCATGATGTACATTGATAAATTTTGTTAAAACGCTCGGTAAACAGTACAGCGGCTTATCATGGGAAGTCCTTGCGATTTCCTTCGCGAGTTCGCCGTTTTTAACGTTTAAGGACTTGATGAACACAGGGACTCTTCCGTAAATCATGCGCTGTGATTCGCTCAACGAGGAAAATCTGAATCCGTCATTTCTTTCTCCCTTGGATGAGAAGAAGTCGTCACTAAAAACATGCTTTTTGTAAAATGAGATCGTCATGGCAGGCTTATGATCACCGAAAATTACAAATATGACTGGCCGACTGTTCTTTTGCGCCAATTCATAAACTTGTTTTTGAAATCTTAAAAACTCTTTTAAAGATTTTTCTAACTTAGCCTTGTAATCGCCCTCTCCCCCATCATCCTCCACCTCTTTGTAGGGGCCATGCGTATGAATAGTAATAAGAAATGCGAATGTGTTCTTTTTCCCATCAAGATTAGATTTATACTGTTTCAGTGCACTTTCGAACAAAATGTCGTCTTCAGGGGTCACCGATAAATCCGGCCAGTTCATCTCTTCTAAGAAAATAGACTTCTGAAAACCAAATTTAGGGTGAACTAAATCCCTGCGCCAAAAGAAACCTTTGTTGTTATGAGCAGAAAAAGATGAGTATCCATTTTTTACGAATACTCGTGGAAGCCCCATGGCTTCATGTGAGTAACTTTCTGCAAAGTACTGAAAATCAATCCCTTTATATCTTTGACTTGGAAGACCAGTCAAAACTTCAAACTCTGCCTCCGCTGTCATTCCACCATATACCGGGGAAATCATTGTGGATCGTTCGAAGCCCTCTTTTTCTAATTCAGCCATTGGAGTTACAAACTTCGACGAAGAACTCGTATAGCACGATTCACACAAAATCAAAAAAACATCAGGCTTTAAAGGAGCATGTGGCGAAACTGCTATCTGTCTTTCACCTAACCGAGCAGGTCCTTTAGCTGGAATCTGCCCCATCGGAAGGGTTAAAAACACATGATTTAAGATGCCATTTTCTTTGATGTTTGTTGCAAAATTCCAATCGACGTAATGAACCTTGGCGAGAGAAAAAAGAAAGCTGATCGGGTTGCTCGTACTTTGTGTGGGATTACGTTCCTGTACACATGACGTTGTCACAAGCAACACGGCCGGTAAGAAGGCCAATTGACGCTTTCGCAGTGCAAATCCTTTAACAAAACAAAATACCAGCCCAATTCCAAGAGCGGGAATCAGAAAATCCGTGTAACCTTTCAAAAAAAAAGCCTGCTTCCAAGCAAAAATATCCGAAGCCTCAAAGGCCGTATTCGTGTGCGACATTTTCATTATGTGAACTCTTAACAGAATTGATTCGATCAAAAAGACAGTTATAGCCGAATAGTAAGGTCGCAAAACTATCAAAAAGGAAAAGTAAAGTAGCCATGGAAGAATTAATTTGGATGGTAAAATATATCCGAACACTATCCCCTGTAAAGACAAGCTTAAGATACTAAGAAGTACTAACCCTAAGGGGGACTGATATTTACAATGCCATCTCATTTCCATAACGAAGCCCTTCAGTAGCAGCCATATTCTAACGACCGTACCACATCTTTCAGATCAATCTCCTAGCGTAAAGCAATAAAACCACCCATTCCAGAGATTTTCATGCAAACAGATCTGTAATCCGAGTTTTTTCTGGTCCTCGACGTATAAACAATTTATTTTTACATAAACAAATATAGTTTGTTTTTGGAGAAGCCGACTTTTAGCATTTTTCTACAAAAGAAAAGGAGTTCTTTTATGTCAAAAAAAATCGTTTTTATTTCAATTCTTGCCGTCTGCTTCCTTGGTTTTAAAGGTAAAGACAGCTTCAAAACGTTGGGTTTAAAGTTTTCAGCACCAACTGTATTTGGGAAAACCAACGTAACTAACCCAGAACCAGGAGAAATCGTTTATGACTCATCGGATAATAAATTCTGGGGTTACGATACGTCTAACAACTGGGTTGAACTAAGCAGTGGATCAGCGATCGTACCCGTCGGCGTGGTACTACCGTTCGGTGGCACTACTCCGCCAAATGGCTATCGCTTTGCAAATGGCGACCTTCTTAATATTGCTGATTATCCAGATTTATTTGCTGCTATTGGCACGGCATTCGGTGGTGACGGCGTATCGACATTCCGCCTACCAGATCTTCGTGGCCGCTTTTTACGTGGCGTTGATGGTGGCACAGGAAGAGATCCAGATGCTGGCAGCCGTTCAGCTATGAACACTGGTGGTAATGCCGGTAATGCGGTGGGTTCAATTCAAGCCGATCAGTTACGTTCACATACACATAGTTTCACTGTTGGCCTGTCTGGTGGCGGTACGGTTCCAGCGAATGGAGCGGGTAGCTACGTTTCCAATACGACTTCTGCAGCTGGCGGCAGCGAGACTCGTCCTGTTAATGCTTACGTAAACTTTATCGTAAAAGTAAACTAAGCTTAAATTTTACGGGGGCGATTCAGCCCTCGTAAAAACTTCTTAAAACCCCCGTCAACTCCTCCACCGACGAGTGCCCCGCATAATACCCCTGATACCATTTCGCCGTCTCAACCAGCGCGCGAGACAAATCCCACTGCGGTTTCCAACCAAGCTCCGTCAAAGCCAGCTCACTATTCAGCTGACCATGAATCGAAAGAGATTTCGAGGAATCCGCGACAGAGACCGAAGACCAAGTCTTCCCCCACGCCTCACTAAACTCTTTCATCACTTCGCCAACCGACTCATATTCGGAGGCGCCCAAATTATAGGTCGCCGACGAAAGCTTAGGGCCTTTTTCAAAAAGCCCCTGAGCCACAGACAAAATCCCCGAAACCTGATCCAAAACATGGATCCAAGGTCGGACGGATTGAGGATTGCGAACTTCAAAAGTTTTCTTTCCCAAAAAACTTTGCACCGCTTGAAAAATCAAACCTTCAGAAGAAAAATCCCCGCCACCTATGGCCGAAGAAATCCGCGCTGTCGCGATAGCCACTTTATGTTTATTATATTTCTCTGGAGAGAAAAACGAATCACGATACGAAAGCGCAATAAATTCAGAACAAAGTTTCGACGTCGCAAAAATTCCCGAAGGCCCCACCGCAGACGATTCGCTCACCGCTGCATTATCGTTAGCACGGACATAAGCTTTATCTGTACCCAATACGACAACGGATCGAACCGACGCCGTTTCACGAAGAAGCTCCATCAACTGCGCTGTTCCCAACACAGATTTAGAGATCAATTCTAATGGTCGTTGCTCGCCGTCTTTTAAAAATCCCGTCTCACCAAGATGAAGAACGACGTCGGCTTGCGCAAATTGCAAAGCCTGACGCAAAGATTCTTCGTTGCGAAGATCTCCGTACGTCATAGCAATGGTCTGTCCAAGGTTTGTAAGATCAAAAAGATTTGGCGAAGATTCTAAAGATTCACCAAAACCAAAAACTTGTGCTCCGAGGTGCTGAAGAGATAAAGCCGTCCACGCTCCTAAAAAAGAGTTCGGGTAAGTTAAAAAAACCCGTTTGCCTTTCCAAAAAGCCGCGGACGTTGAAGAATTCATCTAAGAACCTAAAAGTCCCTGTTCGACACCTTGATTACGATGTTCCGGATGCACCCAGTGCGCAAGCACCTGCCCCTGAAACTTCCAGTAAAATCCAATCGGATCTGTATCAAAGATAGCCACGCGAAGCTCGCCCTTACCTTCAGTTGCCTTCATTTTAAGCAAAGTCTGCGCAAGAGATTCTTGATTAAGACTTCCGGTGCTCGCCGCCGGAATGCAGTGCTCTTCATAAAGACGAGCCAACAAAGAAAGCTCGACCAAGTTGTAAAGCGATTCGCGAATAAAATATTTATCAGAGTGCAGTGACTTCATAGATATTTAGGGTATCGAGGGAAATGTATGGGAGGTATCTTTTTCGGCAGGAAACATCGCAGCAGGACCACCGCCAGGTGACTTTCCTGGAGCTTACGACGACAACCCGACAAGGCGAAACATTTAAGTCTTCGCAAATAGCTTCGACTTCCGTGGCTGTGTCGCGCGGACTCCAAGAAATACTTAACTACGGTACGGGATCCAATCCGAA
It includes:
- a CDS encoding FkbM family methyltransferase, with protein sequence MILEPVRNFLLLQFNKPRWIKRSFGIKSKGIAYVKYQGKKFYLFLGDLYGPSYHLMHWGVSSYEPYNQKFIKKVLGQEGVFLDIGANIGIFSIVASMQSSEIKAYAFDPDENARECLTASVVSNRISNIEILPYAVSGDVGSGVLYLDSENHGGNSLNQESIPGGQTGLEQVNVQLTTVDRFVSDRGLKQVDLIKIDVQEHEFDVLKGATKSLRKYRPVVLVECNTVNIGGDRDIFKNFEGLDYMVFDPIEEKSYSLDSAREALREKSGTNKYFDLFFFPVEKAP
- a CDS encoding FAD-binding oxidoreductase, whose translation is MPSRNAQIPSFGSSSLPRGLGRSYGDSCLNEDGTLLLSNQLTHFISFDENTGILRCEAGISFDEILQFAVPRGWFLPVTPGTKFVTVGGAIANDVHGKNHHRAGNFGHHVLSFELIRSTGERIVCSRSSHSDFFFATIGGLGLTGLITWAEFRLTKILSSSITQEQIQFNSLSEFFVLSEQSEKEFEFTVSWVDCVTDSKDVRGIFIRGNYSDSAESNSLSVHKTETFKNIPLFFPDWILNSFSIRAFNELYYRKNLTSRKRNIVHYEPFFYPLDSIYNWNKIYGKRGFLQYQFVIPYKQDAGAALKEIFNLLKRSQMGSFLAVLKTFGSIPSEGLLSFPKEGVTLALDFPNHGETLYRTLEQCDQIVRSVKGAVYPAKDARMSKESFAEFYPRINEFEKYIDPNFSSSFWRRVK
- a CDS encoding LTA synthase family protein, with the translated sequence MIESILLRVHIMKMSHTNTAFEASDIFAWKQAFFLKGYTDFLIPALGIGLVFCFVKGFALRKRQLAFLPAVLLVTTSCVQERNPTQSTSNPISFLFSLAKVHYVDWNFATNIKENGILNHVFLTLPMGQIPAKGPARLGERQIAVSPHAPLKPDVFLILCESCYTSSSSKFVTPMAELEKEGFERSTMISPVYGGMTAEAEFEVLTGLPSQRYKGIDFQYFAESYSHEAMGLPRVFVKNGYSSFSAHNNKGFFWRRDLVHPKFGFQKSIFLEEMNWPDLSVTPEDDILFESALKQYKSNLDGKKNTFAFLITIHTHGPYKEVEDDGGEGDYKAKLEKSLKEFLRFQKQVYELAQKNSRPVIFVIFGDHKPAMTISFYKKHVFSDDFFSSKGERNDGFRFSSLSESQRMIYGRVPVFIKSLNVKNGELAKEIARTSHDKPLYCLPSVLTKFINVHHEYYRFLDTVCKRPSVELVDKAVIDSVFSEEAYGNLLFD
- a CDS encoding NAD-dependent epimerase/dehydratase family protein produces the protein MNSSTSAAFWKGKRVFLTYPNSFLGAWTALSLQHLGAQVFGFGESLESSPNLFDLTNLGQTIAMTYGDLRNEESLRQALQFAQADVVLHLGETGFLKDGEQRPLELISKSVLGTAQLMELLRETASVRSVVVLGTDKAYVRANDNAAVSESSAVGPSGIFATSKLCSEFIALSYRDSFFSPEKYNKHKVAIATARISSAIGGGDFSSEGLIFQAVQSFLGKKTFEVRNPQSVRPWIHVLDQVSGILSVAQGLFEKGPKLSSATYNLGASEYESVGEVMKEFSEAWGKTWSSVSVADSSKSLSIHGQLNSELALTELGWKPQWDLSRALVETAKWYQGYYAGHSSVEELTGVLRSFYEG
- a CDS encoding UbiA family prenyltransferase; this encodes MKHFIVCDLDDCLLKTDLLYEQWLVLLKSKPLVFLASPFWLIYGKAHFKTKLAQHVPQTPHLVPLRNDVVTYLKEQRDLNKCDLILASASPYVWVNEISQRLDLFSHVIGSDANTNLKGLQKLNAIKSSIGSTPFSYVGDAFADLAIWRESTEVVAVNPSKALQHQIAKLNKPTTILKDETKPTWKLLAKQIRPHQWIKNILVFLPALAGHKFLNYQTILLGLLAFAGFSLAASFVYVLNDLLDLKSDRNHHTKKYRPFASGDLKIKWGVLLLSSLLLGVALISSYLPIQYSGWIITYLTLNLAYSFYLKQSVVVDILILSMMYTLRIFAGSAATSVPVSEWLLSFSTLFFFSLACVKRYTEIIRSKNKITLDGRGYRQIDYPMVQGLGVGSGLLSVLIVLLYLQSSDVRSLYSTPQNLWFTTPVLLFWISRIWILTNRDEIHDDPVVFAVKDKISWICLAILGLVFGTAL
- a CDS encoding phage tail protein — translated: MSKKIVFISILAVCFLGFKGKDSFKTLGLKFSAPTVFGKTNVTNPEPGEIVYDSSDNKFWGYDTSNNWVELSSGSAIVPVGVVLPFGGTTPPNGYRFANGDLLNIADYPDLFAAIGTAFGGDGVSTFRLPDLRGRFLRGVDGGTGRDPDAGSRSAMNTGGNAGNAVGSIQADQLRSHTHSFTVGLSGGGTVPANGAGSYVSNTTSAAGGSETRPVNAYVNFIVKVN
- a CDS encoding SDR family oxidoreductase — encoded protein: MKKILVIGATSAIAQEVAKLYATEKEELILWGRNPQMLQIIAQDLKVRGSSKISVVSHDLNDLSVHASKIEEIWSEHINIDIVFLAHGVLGDPRKAEIDQDEMLNILTSNFISHASLLTYIAQKMARQTFGTIAVISSVAGDRGKQSNYVYGSAKAGMTAFTDGLRNRLYPTGVHVLNIKLGPVDTPMTKDHKKTPLFGKAPAVAKGIVTAIEKKKNTVYLTPIWRLIMFIINNIPETIFKRLKL